The Cottoperca gobio chromosome 8, fCotGob3.1, whole genome shotgun sequence genome contains the following window.
CCGTTTATATGCtttcactttcagctgcagtttGTTGACTAGATCCTGAAGCCTTGTgacgttcttcttctcctcctcaccctAAAACATTCCAGCTGTTACTCCTTTGTTATACATTTGCATTTGCAAAGCATTCAAATCTCATCTCGTGAAACTAACAGGATGTCCCATTTACCTGATAAGTGAGCTCTTTAATTTTCCTCTCATGTTTCCGAACACCCTTCATGGCCTCGCTGCTGCGTTTCTGTTCTGAGTCCAATTCACTTTCCAGCTCACGCACCTTAAAGATACGATTATTTTGAAATCACTTTTccattgtatttgtttgtatctcCACAGAACAGTCTGATTCATACCCGGGCTTCCAGCTTCTGAAgctctttcttccctcccttCAGAGCCAGCTGCTCGGCTTCATCCAGACGCTGCTGCAGGTCTTTCACCGTCACCTCCAggttcttcttcatcctctctaGGTGAGCGCTGGTGTCCTGCTCCTTCTTCAGATCCTCCGTCATCATGGCGGCCTGTATGCAAAGAGGAGCTGTTAGATTTGATCCGAACAACCTCATTGAAATGACTCTATAGGATAAAAACAGACTCACATCCATGATGGCTTTTTTGGCCTTCTCGTCGGCGTTCCTCGCCTCCTGCACAGAGTCTTCCATTTCTGACTGCAGCTGAGCTAAATCAGAATCCATCTTCTTCTTAGTGTTCAGGAGGCTGGAGTTCTGATCCggaaaaaacatgtaaatatgaaacattcatTCAAACTGTGAGTGTTTGGGATGGACGGACACATATTGATGTAATGACAGAAGGTCGGTTTAGTAGCAAGACTGTTCTGTGGGAACCTTTAACCTCAGTTTGGTCAAAGTTTCCTgtaatacagaaagaaaaagtataatAATCCAAATTTAAGTCAAGTAATGTCTTGGTTAGTGCAGGCTGATATATAACGGcgatatattgttttttttgttttctgataaaatacaacaaattaataataataacaataataataagagacaAACAATCTCATTAcaccgggcgatcttcgttcctaccctcacctatggtcatgaaggctgggacATGaatgaaagaacgagatcacgggtacaagcggccgaaatgtgttttctcagacgggtggcgtctcccttagagagagggtgagaagctcagccatcaggagagactcggagtagagccgctgctcctttgagtTGAAAGGAGACAGTTGAGGTGgttctagtaaggagccacctggccacctctctagggaggtgttccaggcacgtccagctgggaggagaccccggggaagacccaggactcggcggagagattatatctcctcactgggaacgcctcaggatcccccagtcggagctggaggatgtggcccggagaagggaagattggggttccttactggagctgctgcccccgtgacccgaccccggataagaggtcaacgatggatggacggatggagaCACACAATTCttacttaaatgtatttaacatgGTTACTGTCTGCATCGTCCGTCTGTAGTGCACTTATTCTAAATATAGAAAACTGCATCAACTTAATAAATGTCCACAGGTAATCAGAACACTCTTTGTAGACTTACATAAATAACAGATCAATAAACAATGTTAGTGTAGTGGCCTATTGTCGGCTCAGTGAAATActataatgaattaataatgagAAAAGGCATCAGGCCATGCTGATCACTTATTATCAGGATTTTATTGGCAAACTATTTTTGTGATTGCATCATATCCTGTTGTCAGAGACGTAATAAGTTCTTATCTGCTATTTTAGTTTGAACTTTGTCGGTtatagttttattgttttacttacttaattgcattttaaatgcatcgagttcagtgtttgtgtttaaatgctTTCTATAACTAAATCTGACTTTTATGAGAGAAAAGGATCCATAATTTCACTTGtgacactttttaaaagtgtaaaagtaCTGGTTGTGCAGtcaatgttttaaattatatctgatgttcctgctacattaatgtgtgtgttacatgttcctgctacattaatgtgtgtgttacatgttcctgttacattaatgtgtgtgttacatgttcctgttacattaatgtgtgtgttacatgttcctgttacattaatgtgtgtgttacatgttcctgctgcattaatgtgtgtgttacatgttcctgctgcattaatgtgtgtgttacatgttcctgttacattaatgtgtgtgttacatgttcctgttacattaatgtgtgtgttacatgttcctgttacattaatgtgtgtgttacatgttcctgttacattaatgtgtgtttttcatgttcctgttacattaatgtgtgtgttacatgttcctgttacattaatgtgtgtgttacatgtttcctgttacattaatgtgtgttacatgttcctgttgcattaatgtgtgtgttacatgttcctgttacattaatgtgtgtgttacatgttcctgttacattaatgtgtgtgttacatgttcctgttacattaatgtgtgtgttacatgttcctgttacattaatgtgtgtgttacatgttcctgttacattaatgtgtgtgttacatgttcctgctgcattaatgtgtgtgttacatgttcctgttacattgatgtgtgtgttacatgttcctgttacattaatgtgtgtgttacatgttcctgttacattaatgtgtgtgttacatgttcctgttacattaatgtgtgtgttacatgttcctgctgcattaatgtgtgtgttacatgttcctgttacattgatgtgtgtgttacatgtttctgttacattaatgtgtgtgttacatgttcctgttacattgatgtgtgtgttacatgtttctgttacattaatgtgtgtgttacatgtttctgttacattaatgtgtgtgttacatgttcctgttacattaatgtgtgtgttacaagttcctgttacattaatgtgtgtgttacatgttcctgttacattaatgtgtgtgttacatgttcctgttgcattaatgtgtgtgttacatgttcctgttacattaatgtgtgtgttacatgttcctgttacattaatgtgtgtgttacatgttcctgttacattaatgtgtgtgttacatgttcctgttacattaatgtgtgtgttacatgttcctgttgcattaatgtgtgtgttacatgttcctgttacattaatgtgtgtgttacatgttcctgttacattaatgtgtgtgttacattaatgtgtgtgttacatgttcctgctgcattaatgtgtgtgttacatgttcctgctacattaatgtgtgtgttacatgtttctgttacattaatgtgtgtgttacatgttcctgttgcattaatgtgtgtgttacatgttcctgttacattaatgtgtgtgttacatgttcctgttacattaatgtgtgtgttacatgttcctgttacattaatgtgtgtgttacatgttcctgctacattaatgtgtgtgttacatgttcctgttgcattaatgtgtgtattacatgttcctgttacattaatgtgtgtgttacatgttcctgttgcattaatgtgtgtgttacatgttcctgttacattaatgtgtgtgttacatgttcctgttacattaatgtgtgttacatgttcctgttgcattaatgtgtgtgttacatgttcctgttacattaatgtgtgtgttacatgttcctgttacattaatgtgtgtgttacattaatgtgtgtgttacatgttcctgttacattaatgtgtgtgttacatgttcctgttacattaatgtgtgtgttacatgttcctgttacattaatgtgtgtgttacatgttcctgttacattaatgtgtgtgttacatgttcctgttacattaatgtgtgttacatgttcctgttacattaatgtgtgtgttacatgttcctgctgcattaatgtgtgtgttacatgttcctgttacattaatgtgtgtgttacatgttcctgttacattaatgtgtgtattacatgttcctgttacattaatgttcctgttacattaatgtgtgtgttacatgttcctgttgcattattgtgtgtgttacatgttcctgttacattaatgtgtgtgtgttacatgttcctgttacattaatgtgtgtgttacatgttcctgttgcattaatgtgtgtgttacatgttcctgtcacattaatgtgtgtgttacatgttcctgttacattaatgtgtgtgttacatgttcctgttgcattaatgtgtgtgtgttacatgttcctgttacagtaatgtgtgtgttacatgttcctgttacattaatgtgtgtgttacatgttcctgttgcattattgtgtgtgttacatgttcctgttacattaatgtgtgtgttacatgttcctgttgcattaatgtgtgtgtgttacatgttcctgttacattaatgtgtgtgttacatgttcctgctgcattaatgtgtgtgttacatgttcctgttacattaatgtgtgtgaggctttttaaagactttgttTATCTAAAGGAGAATCTTCTCATAAAGGAgacttcatcacaaacattatTTCCTGTCCTCCTGCATCACTGTATATATCGTGTCCTCACCTGGGAGTGCAGCAGCTGAATCCTCTCACTGACTTCGATCACTTCCTGCTCGGCCAGCTTGCGACTTCTCTCAGATTGCTCCAGCGCCGCCCGGATCTCCTCGTTCTCGGACATCATCAGGTTGTTGCGGCGCTCTGTGATAGCGAGCTGTTCCTTAAAGTCCTCCTGACAGAGGAGCGCTTCATCCAGATGGACCTGGACGTCCTGCGAGAGAAAGCAAAGGCTTGCAGCAACAAGACGCTACAGCTGAGAAGCTTAAAaaatgtaactaacagatatcagcatgaaacttccccacatcattactcacattaacacaattatcttTTATATCAcaagttttctgacatgtttaaatatgcaaattaggcgttatgtaattaaataaattaaataaataatgcaaattaAACTATGTTTTTGCCCGTAGTGTCTCATCTTACAAACACGCATTGACAAACCTTCAGCTGAGCCTGCAGGTTCCTCAGCTGTTTGGTGGACTCGGCCGCCTGGCGGTTGGCGTGACCCAGCTGGATCTCCATCTCGTTCAGatctccctccatcttcttcttcgtccGGATGGCATCGTTTCTGCTGTGCGTCTCGGCGTCCAGCGTGCTCTGCAGAGTGTCCACGGTCCTCTGGTGATTCCTCTTGAGCTGGTCGATCTCTTCGTCTTTCTCCGACACCTTTCTGTCCACTTCTGACTTGATCTGATTCAGCTCCAGTTGAAGGTGCAGGATTTTGGCCTCTTCGTGTTCCAGGGACGACTACAGAGTGAAGAAAAACACTCGAGCTTGTGGTTATTTTAATGACAATGGCAGGATAATGTCAATCAAGGACCGACTGGGCACAGGaccaggggcccaaagtgtccgGGGCcttaccacaaagagacacaaaatgaccacagagggacacaaaatgaccacaaagacacacacaatgaccacaaagacacacacaatgaccacaaagagacacaaaatgaccacaaagagacacaaaatgaccacaaagagacacaaaatgaccacaaagagacacataatgaccacaaagagacacataatgaccacaaagagacacaaaatgaccacaaagagacacataatgatcacaaagacataaaacaatcacaaagagacacataatgaccacaaagagacacataatgaccacaaagagacacaaaatgaccacaaagagacacataatgaccacaaaagacataaaacaatcacaaagagacacataatgaccacaaagagacacaaaatgaccacaaagttGTGCCCAGTACAAACCTCGACCTCCTCGAGAGCTGCCTGggtgtctctcttctcctgctcAGCTTGCTTTGCAGCTTTCTCCAGCTCATGGAGAATTTTAGAAGATTGTCCCACTTGCTCCGTGATTTCCGTAATCTCctctgaaaatgtaaagaaaaacttTGTGGGTCGAGAACAAACAACTGGCAGATGGATGATTGTTCCAGCAGGAACTCTTACGCTGAAggtttttattctctcttctcATGGTCTCCAGATGATCCAGAGCTTCTTCATACAAGTTTTTTAGCTTGAAAAGTTCTGTGCTGAGCGCTCGAGACTCTCTCTGGGAAACTTCCAGATCCGACTGACTCTCCTCGTATTTCTCTTTGCATTCAAGCAGAACCTGAAAGAGAAGGAAGCAGCTTGTTAATCAATCCTCAACAAACACAcgacagaagaggaagaaaggagtTAACCTTGTCGAAGTTCCTCTGTTTCTTGTCCAACGCTGCATTGGCTGCGTTTGACCGTTCCAGCTCGACCATAAGATCCTCCACCTCGGCCTGCAGCCTGTACTTTGTTTTCTCCAAAGAAGCACATTTGACATTTGCTGCCTCCGTCATTTCCTCGGACTCCTGCAGCCGCTGGGCCAGCCGCTTCCTTTAAACCCGACATAACTCGTGTTAAAGTGGGAAGGGAAACGCCATCAGCAGTGACTCACACACTGCACGGTTCTTACTTTGCCTCCTCGAGCTCCTCGGTGCGTTGGATGGCGTCGGTCTCGTACTTGGTTCTCCACTGAGACACCTCGCTGTTGGCTTTGGACAGGCAGCGCTGCAGCTCGGCTTtggcctcctgctcctcctcgtACTGCTCTCTCAGCAGCTCGCAGTCGTGACGACATGATTGCAAACTGTGAGCCAGCGTGCTTTTAGTCTGAAAAAGCAAGAACACGAACAACATCCTGAGTTCAAACTGCTTTAGCGAGACATGAAGATGTAGTTAAAGGATCTCAGTGGAGATAAAAATGAGTTTTGTTTTGACCCTGCCACTGGTTAGTCATTGCACCAAcaaaagcaaagaagaagaagattgcAGGGCAGTAAAAAGGAAATCCTTAATTGTGTCTTCAAACCTTAATTTCTTCGTCCAAAAGTCTCTTCAACTCTTCGATTTGTTGACTCCCGACAGATTTGACTCTGCTCAGCTGCGACAGTGttatctctttctcctccagcagaCGCGTGAGCTCACCTGAGGACACAAATTTACTGTaaatctctccatctctccgaCCTTTTTTAATAGTTTCTCTTGGAAACgtaccgttttctgtttgctgaCGAACATTGAGTGTCGTGTAATCACTCAGAGACCTCTGGGCTTCGTCCGCTTTAGTTTTGTACTCATTCATCTGGTCTTCAAGGCTCCTGCACAGTTTCTCCAGATTAGCCTGAAACATTTAACATCAGTTATCTCGAGCAAAAGATGAGAAGACGTTTCCTCTGCAGACCTTATACCTTGCTTTTCAGGACGCTCTCCGTGTTGCTCGCCATGTCGTCGATCTCCATCATCAGCTCacttttctccttctccagtTTCTGCTTGACTTTCTGCAGGTTTTCTATCTGGTCGCTGAGTTCGGCCACGCTGTCGGCCTGCTTCTTTCGCAGAGTTGCGGCGATGGATTCGTGCTGCAGGGTGGACTCTTCCAGGTCGCGCCGCAGCCTCTGAAACTCGACATCGCGCTTCTTGTTCATCTCGGCCTGAGTGGCAGTGGCTCCTCCGGCCTCGTCCAGCCTCTCGCTGATCTCCTCCAACTCCCGGGACAGATCGCACCTCTGCTTCTCCACTTTGGCTCGGAACGAGCGCTCGGACTCAatttcctcctccagctcttcagTGCGAGCCTGCAGTGAAGTCGTATTCATTTGTGAAACTTTTGGGTTCTTCggataataaagaaaatgtattgaaacACGTCTTCTACTGTTATAAATCTCACCTGAAGCTCTTTAATCTTCTTTTGTAGTTGAGTGTTAAGGACTTGCTCAACATCGATTTTGCACTGCAGGCTGCTGATTTCAAAGTCCTTTctgaaaatatttcatttgttcagcgcagaaaacatttcttcagattttttcaaattaaacttctaaaaatgtttgtaaaaaacaaatgttttaatgtctttttctcCAAAAGTTCAAAGGTATAGtctaacattttgggaaatattctgATTCTTTTATGTAGCTGGAGttagcagccggttagcttagcttagcacaatgaGTGGACACAGGgtgaaacagctagcatggctccgTCCAAAACTAACAGAATCCGCCCAATAACGCCTCGAAAACTCACAAATTAACGTTTTAcatcttatttgtttattttccgaattttatttatagatattGCAATAATATCGTTATCGTAAGTTATTTGGGCCACGATAATCATGTATTGAAAATCTGTGGCAGCCACATTtgacagaaccaggctagctgtttcccccgtttccagtcgttgtgctaagctaagctaactggctgcacATTGAACGTACAGACATATaacactttgtgtttctgtaaatcATTACACAACAACTTACTTTTTCAGTCTTTCCTCCATTTGCTGCCTTTCATTCTCCAAGTCCATGGTGGTTTCCTGAGACAGCTTCAGATCCCCCTCCAGTTTCCTTCTGGATCTCTCCAAGTCTGCGttcgtcttcttctcctgctccagTGAGCCCTCCAGCTGCAGGAGAACAAGGAAACCAAACCAGGGAAATGATGCAAACTATACACACATATCTCACACAAACTTATTCTGATCAAACTACCGTGACGATACAATACTTGGTCCAGACTTACGTCATCCACCTGTTGCTCCAGCTTGATTTTGGTCTTCATCAGAGAGTTCACtttgtcctcctctgtctgGAGGTCGTCTAACGTCTGCTGGTGCACCTCCTGCAAAGCTCGGATCTCCTTTGAAGATTTCAGCAGTTTTTCCTCAAGAGTAGTGAGCTCCTCTACCAAGTTCTTCACCTAGGAGAGAAGCATTTCATGCAAGTTAATGTACTAAAGATCTCCTGTGCCCTCCTAAAAAAGGTCTCTCAGGGTTAGAAAGCATCATCAGAGGCACCTTGTTCTCTGTGGCGTATTTCTCCTTCTCCACTTTAGCGATGGTTAGTTCCAGGTCGTCGATGTCTCTCTTGAGCTCCGTACACTCGTCCTCCAGCTTCCTCCTCTTCGCGGTGATTTCGGCGTtgatctcctcttcctcctccatcctctcggAGAACTCTTTGGCTTTGGCCTCCAGGTGGATTTTGCTCTTTATCAAGCCTTCGCACCTCTCCTCAGCATCGCACAGGTTCTCCCTCTCCTGAAGAGCAGGGGCACAACGGTGTAGTGTAACACGTCATGTTATAACAACTTCATTATTGACTACGTATTAATAGTTCCATATAATTAGATAtatgttacatatatatatatatatatatatatatatatatatatatatatatatatatatatatatatatatatatatatattgattttattAACTTCATTATCCCAGAAGGAATTAATTGGAACAATTGCTTTATGCATTACATGTATCTGGATTAAttttataaagtttatttatatatattttttaaacctttttttgtttgtttgttgtgtatatgtttgtattgGGCATCTACAGGCAGAAATATGTGTCACTAGAAAATGAATTTgaatcttttatattttaatattaattgcTCAACTTGAATAATTGAATCTGCATCCTGggtgtttcatttaaaaagaagaaaacgtttaattaatttgtgtgtcttaataattatttatctttctccctCTAATATGTGTTATCATCGTtatttgcatttagtttaaTACCTCCGTCTGCTCTGTTCCTATCTATAATCTTTTACTTTGTTGAATTTTGCTCCTGTCGTGTCCAATTTCCCTGCAGGGATCAATGACACTTCCTCTTATCTTCCTATTGATTAAGTAGCTAAAAGACAAAAGCGGTGTATCTCCGATCTCTTTATCAATACAAACCACTTTGTTTACGTACTGCTTGGATTTGAAGGTAAAGGTCGTTCTTCTGCTGGACGAGCATGACcattttctcctccagctccttccTCCTGGCCTCCGACTTTGCAAACTCCTCTGTGAGTCGCAAGAACGCCTCTTTCATGTTCTGCATCTCCTTCTCGGCCTCTGCGCTTCGCAACAGAGGCTTTATCTTGAAGAAGAGCTTCATCCAAGGCCAGTTCTTCACATTCATGAAGGAACGGATGTTGTACTGGATGATGAAAATGGACTCTCTATGGAGGgaataagcaaaacaatgaATTCTTTTTATAACAACCTGTTTACAGGATTCAACTGAATGACATTTCTCAGGCTTTcaatttcttatttaaaacttTGTCACTGCACACAATGCCGGAATGCAGAGAAGATTTTAGCTacgtgctaacatgctcacagtcaGAAGGCTAACATGTTAAGCAGATATAATGATTGCCATGTTCtccatcttagcttagcatgttaTCATGccaacattttcaaattaacactaaacacaaagtacagctgaggatgaTGGGAATTTTATTAGATTTGCACGAATTTGGTAAAAATAAAGTCttagataaaataaaatttggcctgctggtggcgctagagaaaaataaatattatcacCAAAGTCAGTGGCATTCATTCTGAAAGGATCATGAATGTTTGAagaacatttcatggcaatccagttgttgagatatttcaatctgGACCGAACTGTTCTTTTGGTCTCTGCTAGCGTTGTGAGTAAACAGTTACTTTAgccaaataaacaaagagaGGAGCGATGACTAATAAAACTTCAAAAACAAGGTAGGAtcgaaagaaaaataaacaaatttgaCGTTCAGAAAAAGGCAAACAGTCAAAACAAAGCGACCGTCAGCGAGGAAAAACCAGAGTTATTATTGGCGTTGCCTTGCAAAAGTATGACCCAAAAAAACACCTGCAATTACCGCTAATCGCCAGAGGTGTCGCCAAAGAGCACAACGCAGAGATCTTTAATATTGTAACTTTAAcgattaaattaaataaatatgagacACAAGTTAGAATATAAAGTATGCTTTATTACTGTAAGGTTTCCTATAATCTTAGTTATTCCTCATGTTTCCCTGCACTAGAAATGCAACAAGATTTAATTAAACTAAAGTCacataaatatgaaaaaaactgaaagacCTTTTCTTCATCATCTCCTTGAGCCGCAGCCTCGTGACGTATCCTCTGGAAACAGCCTGGATTCGAGTCATCAGCACAGCCAGCCGTTCATCCCTCATCTCCTCCAGGAGACCCAGCAGGCCGGCTTTGAAAAACACCTGCATGTTGGGAAGATGCGTATGGAAAAGTATTAGGGACAGggaagattgtttttatttcgcATTTTaaaagaagtactcagatcttttaagtaaaagtaacaatatcaGAGTGTAGAAAGTCGatgtcctgcattcaaaatcttagtTAAGGTCACTCAAGGTTCATCTTTAGGGCTGTTGTTGTTCTGCATTTTTATGAATGATCTCCAAATTTCTGCCTTGTCCTATTCAACCATATGCAGATGATACTGTGATTTATTCTTCCGAGCTTCTCACACATTCAGTGTACATTACAGGTTGATTTTGATGCAGCTCAAAAcctaaaacacttttaaaaaacttCTACTGAATAAGAAGAATTCTTATAGTATGTTGTTTGGCTAAATCTGACTCCATTCTTGGTCAATTAATTTCTTAAATGGGACACCATTCGAGAAACTGGAGggatttaaatatttgtatctcTGGTTTGATTCTCAACTTTCTTTCATGCCCCATATTGCCTCAGTAATACAGAACAGAATTTAatggagttaaagtataaagttgcataaaatggaaaaagaaaaccttacattttcactttcacaatTTTACGAGATTTGGATTTTTTAACTGATtaagtacttagttacattccaccaatGTCAATTAATAATATCATGCTATAGtgtatgtttttactgttttagtgTTATTTGCTGGACTGTTGGAGATTTAATAAATACTaagtaacaataacaacacagaaacagaaacaaaaaatgtcatatttttgAGATTGCATACCTTTGTGTATCCAAATCTATACTGGGCATGGTCCACATCAATGGAGGAGAGCAGTTTCTCTGAAGCCTTCTTGCTGTCGATAAACTGCCCCTCCGGGATTGCACTGGCGTTCAGGATCCGGTATCTGTCGCAGAGAGAGTGGAGGGTCAAACGCACAGAAGGTTTCAGTGTTTagtcctgtgtgtgttcttgtgttgtgtgttaccTCTGCTTGAAGTCCCCGTACAGGATCCTGCTGGGGAATCCCTTTCTGCAGATCCGGATTCCTTCCAGCACGCCGTTACAGCGCAGCTGGTGAAGAACCAGATGGTGATCCATGGAGCCTACGTGGAATATACATTTTGGggtaaaggaatagttcaacacattagttttttttaatgtaactactatttggtttatttaactGCAACGATAATTATAATcgtcaactttttttttttttttttttttcagtagtTTTTCGTGcacaaatgtaagaaaatgctgtttataTCAtagtaatatgtaatatatagtaaaataaatatattttgggttttgtgctgacaaaacaagacatttaatgacatcactttggactttgatAAACTGTGAGggacatttttcaatattttctgactttttatagaccaaacaattaatcgagaacattaatcggcagattaatcaataatgaaaatagttgttAGTTGCTGTTTGTCCATTTTGAAAGCCCCACTGTCCTTTTAAGTCTGttttttacatcattttgtCTTAAAGGAAAAGTTTTAGTAAATACAAGTATTTGCTTTCTTAACCAGAGTTAGAAATCGATactactctcatgtctgtgcggtgaatatgaagctggaaccagcagcttgttagcttagcttagcataaactggaaacagagggaaacagatAGACTCCATCTAATAGCGCCTATAAAGCTCAATAAGTAACTCGTTATATGGTTTGCATTAAAAACGTGTGAGAGtgttttaatcttttctttcttttaatttagaataaaatatttcttcTCACCTGGTGTTTTGGTTTCATTGGGGATAATGCATCTCACAAAGTGTGGATGTGTGGACCGGAGGTTAGCCATCAGTTTATTCAGGTTTTCCTGCAGGAGATGAACAGATTAT
Protein-coding sequences here:
- the LOC115011860 gene encoding myosin-8-like isoform X2, with the translated sequence MSDVEMEIFGVAAPYLRKSERERIAAQNMPFDAKTAIFVPEPKQEYVKGKIRSQDGSQVTVETEDGKVVTVHLDDLRPMNPPKFDKLEDMALLTHLHEPAVLFNLKERYAAWMIYTYSGLFCVTLNPYKWLPVYNPEVVAGYRGKKRQEAPPHIFSISDSAYQYMLTDRENQSILITGESGAGKTVNTKRVIQYFATIASIGDSSKKEQLPSKMQGTLEDQIIQANPLLEAFGNAKTVRNDNSSRFGKFIRIHFGTKGKLASADIETYLLEKSRVTFQLPAERSYHIFYQILSNKKPDLIKMMLITTNPYDYPFISQGELTVLSINDTEELMATDRAIDILGFNAEEKVGIYKLTGAVMHYGNMKFKQKQREEQAEPDGTEVADKVAYLMGLNSADLLKALCYPRVKVGNEYVTKGQTPQQVNNAMGALSKAVYEKLFLWMVTRINQQLDTRLPRQHFIGVLDIAGFEIFEMNSLEQLCINFTNEKLQQFFNHHMFVLEQEEYKKEGIDWEFIDFGMDLAACIELIEKPMGISSILEEECMFPKATDASFKNKLYDQHLGKNSIFQKPKPSKGKAEAHFSLVHYAGTVDYNISGWLEKNKDPLNDTVVQLYQKASLKLLHQLFATYSTADGHKRSTKKKGSSFQTVSALFRENLNKLMANLRSTHPHFVRCIIPNETKTPGSMDHHLVLHQLRCNGVLEGIRICRKGFPSRILYGDFKQRYRILNASAIPEGQFIDSKKASEKLLSSIDVDHAQYRFGYTKVFFKAGLLGLLEEMRDERLAVLMTRIQAVSRGYVTRLRLKEMMKKRESIFIIQYNIRSFMNVKNWPWMKLFFKIKPLLRSAEAEKEMQNMKEAFLRLTEEFAKSEARRKELEEKMVMLVQQKNDLYLQIQAERENLCDAEERCEGLIKSKIHLEAKAKEFSERMEEEEEINAEITAKRRKLEDECTELKRDIDDLELTIAKVEKEKYATENKVKNLVEELTTLEEKLLKSSKEIRALQEVHQQTLDDLQTEEDKVNSLMKTKIKLEQQVDDLEGSLEQEKKTNADLERSRRKLEGDLKLSQETTMDLENERQQMEERLKKKDFEISSLQCKIDVEQVLNTQLQKKIKELQARTEELEEEIESERSFRAKVEKQRCDLSRELEEISERLDEAGGATATQAEMNKKRDVEFQRLRRDLEESTLQHESIAATLRKKQADSVAELSDQIENLQKVKQKLEKEKSELMMEIDDMASNTESVLKSKANLEKLCRSLEDQMNEYKTKADEAQRSLSDYTTLNVRQQTENGELTRLLEEKEITLSQLSRVKSVGSQQIEELKRLLDEEIKTKSTLAHSLQSCRHDCELLREQYEEEQEAKAELQRCLSKANSEVSQWRTKYETDAIQRTEELEEAKKRLAQRLQESEEMTEAANVKCASLEKTKYRLQAEVEDLMVELERSNAANAALDKKQRNFDKVLLECKEKYEESQSDLEVSQRESRALSTELFKLKNLYEEALDHLETMRRENKNLQQEITEITEQVGQSSKILHELEKAAKQAEQEKRDTQAALEEVESSLEHEEAKILHLQLELNQIKSEVDRKVSEKDEEIDQLKRNHQRTVDTLQSTLDAETHSRNDAIRTKKKMEGDLNEMEIQLGHANRQAAESTKQLRNLQAQLKDVQVHLDEALLCQEDFKEQLAITERRNNLMMSENEEIRAALEQSERSRKLAEQEVIEVSERIQLLHSQNSSLLNTKKKMDSDLAQLQSEMEDSVQEARNADEKAKKAIMDAAMMTEDLKKEQDTSAHLERMKKNLEVTVKDLQQRLDEAEQLALKGGKKELQKLEARVRELESELDSEQKRSSEAMKGVRKHERKIKELTYQGEEEKKNVTRLQDLVNKLQLKVKAYKRQCEEAEEQTSIRLAKARKVQHELEEAEERADSAESQLNKLRAKSRDVVGKGE